In Camelus dromedarius isolate mCamDro1 chromosome 4, mCamDro1.pat, whole genome shotgun sequence, the DNA window TCATGCTCACCGCTGGACTCGTAGGATTCTTCTTTGTCTACTGCCTCCTGGTGCACCAGGTCAGGCTTGGCCACCTTCTCCTTGACTTCTGTCTCACTAACTTTGGTGCCTTCTTTCACGTGGCCAGACTCAACTCCCATAAATGCATCTGCCTCCTGAGGTGCTGCAGATGAGGGTGTGAGGTCCTGGGTAGCCTCAAGTTTCAGCTCTGTTGCTTTTACCGCATCTACGTTTAGCCCTGAGGCCATTTGTCCAAAGTCACTGATTTTAACATCTAATTGACCCTGGTCAGCTTTCTTTGCAGCAAAATCTAGTTCCGGTTCAGCTTTTTTAGGTGGTTCAACCTCAGCTGCCTCTGGCACTGAACTAagaactttctctgctttctcagccacGAGAGGTGATGCATCTTTTGATACAGTCAGTTCTTTGGCTGACAATTCCTGGAGGGTTACTCCTAACTCAAAAGTTTCAACTTTATCCCCCGCCTCTTCCATTTCCTTGTCATGTTCTTTTGAATCAGTATGTTCTTCACTTTTTTCCAGCACAGTATCCAGCTTATCATTAGCTTTCCTCTCCTGATCAGGCTCCCTACCCAGTCCTGATTTGTCACCAGAGATATGTGGGGATGTGTCTTTCTCAGCACTGAACTCATCTTTGACTCTTCCAGCAGCTGCCAGTTTGACTTCAATCAATGAAAGATCTGTGGCCAAATCTCTCCGCACTTTATCATCAGTGCCTTCGTAAAAGGATCCACTCTCCCCAGATAAATTCTCACTGTCTTGGACAGGTGATGGGAGTGGGACTGtgtatttattgaacacacaGTAGCCCAGGTCCTCAAGCTGACTGTCAGTTTTAACAATGACATGGTTCTCATCAGTGACAGGGGGCAAGCCAGTGCTGCTCTCCTCCACTACAGTCTCTGATGGGACTGACTTCCTCCTGGCAACCTCAGCATCCGCACTCACAGAAGCTAATCTTGACCTTGTGCCTGCCAGATCCAGCATTTCAGGCAGGTCAGGGGCCATGACAGTGCCGTTTTTGTAATAATCTTTGGCTAGGAAAGGTGACTCACATGTTGTCTCCACTTGGGTACTTTCCTCTCCTGGAGCTTTCTCTCCCTCTAtctgctctttttcttctttgctttctgttGGGAAGCAAGGGGCTTTGTCCACTGCAGGTGTTGTGGCTGGAAGGTAATCGTCCCCTTCGTCCATGCTTCCACTAGTGTTGGTTAGAATATCAGAGGCCAGTGGAGAAAGATCGTGCCCCCGACCAAAGTTAAATCCAAGGGCGATGGAATCCAGGCAAGACATGGGCAAATTGATTGACATGCTTCTTTGTTCAATTGCAGACCTACCACCAAGTCCTAAACTCCTGCTTAGTGTCAAATCGTCCTTATTCTTACTGTGGAGATCCCTTTTCTCCCCATACACTTTTGGATCAATAGTGAACATTCTTTCTTGAGGAGAACTGGGTTCTTCAGGTAACTCAGATGGATAACTTTGTGCAAGAGTGCTATACCCTGCCTCTTGTGCTGGAACGCTGGGCTGGGATTCTCTATCTGCCGGAAGACCCTTGTCGCCATTTTTATACGTGGGAGACACGGTATCAAAAGACTCTTGGGCACTTTCTCTTGTGTCACTCAGTTCATAGTAATCACTGCCTGGCTGGATGCTTTTTGTCACTTCTTCTTTCAAAGCAGATGTTTCAAAGTACTTGGACATTCCTGACTTATCTTCATAAAATGGCATGTCAAGCTCAGCTGATGTTACAGCTCCAACGGCTTCAACTTTACTGTCTTTGTCAGCAACTTTTTCTTCAAAAGGCTCCTGGGCTGCACTCTTTTCACTCAGTGCAGCTGGTTCGGTCACGACTGTCTCCAGTGTCTTATAGGTCATGGTTGAATCAGTAACTGCTTGCTCTAAACTTACAGGGAATGAGTCCTGTTTTGATATATCTGTGGTAGGTTCCTGGCCTTTCTGGTCTACTTTTGAGTAAGTGTGCTCTGTGGAGGGCTGAATTacacctgtttcttcatctgtcaattTTGGGGGTTCGCTCTCTTTAGGTGTGGCTTCTTTGTCAGATACGGTTGGTATTTCTTCGAGTTTTAGGTGAGGTTCCTTTTCAGTAAGTGTAGGTTCCTGTCCAATGAGGGTGGGAGTCTCTTTTATCTGCATACTCTCTTGCTTTATTGCCCCTTTCTCTTCTAAAACTCTCTCTGGGACACATTCTTCCACAATTGAAATGTGAGCATCTTTGGGTGAGGTAATTGCCTCTGAGGCTGGTGCTTCTGTCATTTTGTCAGGTTGATCCTTCTGGAGCTCTTCAACTTTAGAACTATCTTTGGTTGTCCCTAGGATACCAGTTTCTTCCAGAGATTTTTTGTCATCCAGCTGTAATAGGGCAGGGGCAAAGGGTGATGCTTCTGCAATGACTTCATTTTTCACAACACCTAAAGGAAGAGTGAAGCTTCCACCCTGAAAGGGACTTGGCATGGGAGAATCAAATTGTTTCCCTTCCCATTTTGGGATATCCTCCAGTACGTCTTTTTCCTTCATGGGTGTGAGGGGGCCAGGAGATACTGGAGCAACTAAACCCCACTCATCCTTTTTGGCTTCCACTGGCATTTGGATGAACCAGTCCTTTTGCTCTTTTGCAGCTGGGGGCTCTGCAGGAAGGCCAATATCAGGTACCCCTAGGCTtggttctgtcttctgtttcaTGTCTTCTAGGCTGGCTTCGAGACTGTGCCCAAACAGAGTGGGTGGTGCTTGCTCTTCTCCTGTGCCTTGCACGTCCTTTTTTTCGGGGGAAGTTTCAGTTGTCTCAGGCTGAGAAACTAAGGCAGCATGTTTAAGGTCTTCACCAGGcttactttctttctctgactcctcttccttcttgtctAATGGCTCGGCTGGAGAGGGAGTCAATTCCTGTTGATCTGGGAACTCCATCTTCGAGGCTGTAAGTAAACCTGAAGTAATTGGgttgatttttaaacaaataataggCAAGTGCTTTCAGGCAGTAAGcttaaaatcatattttgaaatgacaaaTGAATGGTAGGGTATAAAGAAAAACTATGAAACATGCACGCATGCTACTTATCTaaaaatcaatatgaaaatgTCAGGACTGAGATTTATTTGTATGATTGCTAAAATGAATTGCCATCATGAATTAATGTGTACAGGAATTGTAATAAGAGTACATTTTgagtaatctttttttctttgtttggtcTCTCTAAACAGTATGTGATGTGTACCatagtagaaaaaaatttcatgtgccttctaaaaattacaaattaaagaaTACTGAATATATAACCAATGTTAGGGTACAAAAAATCTATATACTGATCTAAATATGGAAAGGAATTGATTTCTACTGAAATCAATGAagcatttgttttctcatttaaaagtgaatcgGCAGGCCATGGGCAGAAGccaattaatttataataatatgtGTTAAATAGTTTCAGTTAACTTAATCAACAAATGCCAGGACCAATTTTCTGGGCACTGAAAGGTTACTAGAATAAAGTTTTAGAAGTCATCAGAGATTAAACGTCgttaatacaaataaatgttatTGACTTTATATGATATGACCTAAATATTGACAAGTCAATTTCTACCACATCTCAAAAAATTCTTAAGTCCTAATCATTACTTAGTGTGTATGGTAGATGtgagaaaatctgaatatactGTTAATACTGGGAAGTCATGTGagtaacatgattttaaaaagacattaaaatatctTTCTCTCCTTGAAATGACCTCCTTCCTTGGAACATGACCAACTAGTTAGTGAAGCACTGACCAGTCCTGGCTTTGGAGATGCTTCACAGAAATTAAATgactcttttaaattttaatctgatCATCAATCCAAAAGGCTTCAGAGTCTCACTTGTCTCTTAACGTCAAAGTTATTCATTGTGGTCACTAAGGCTAAATGTAGTTATCTGaaaaagatttggggaaaaataataaaattcaatcaTCTCTCGAAGAGCAAGTGTATGGGTCATAATTATCTTAGATACTTGTGTGTCCTGTTGTCACAACAGAAAGGAAATACATTATGAACTTTGTAGCAAAGGTTAGATGAATGAAAACTCAAGAGATATGGTGATGATCAAAGGTGTTGGCTGCCATGGAAAGGAAATGATATGAGAAGCATCAGCAGGAGCTTTTAAGGAAACCAAACCAGTATTCATTGAAGCATAAAAAAATACAGCACATTGCGgttgcaaacaaaaacaattcgACCACTGAAGCCTGTATGTGCCAAAATTCAACTCTACGATTTGAAAGAAAGCATATGAATTGCTGTCCCccctcaaataaaaagaaaaatatacatgtattagCAATGTGACTGGCAAACATTTgagatgggggcggggggcgggggaggcgggaAAAAAAGCTCACACAGCGTCATCAGCCTGGCTGCAAAGCGTATTGTATCATGGCAAAGTCAAACCAGGAATCGGCTGCAGCAGTGGAAAACCAAGCTGCCACACAGCACCTGCATAAGCCACACTGTCTGCTCATTAAGTCTAAAAACAGTGGTCTTGGCATCATGAGAAGACCCAGCGATGGAACAGCATTGGAAAGGCATCAGGTTGGTAAGCTGCTGGAGAGATCATTTGCAACAAAACACATGCAGATCCTAAGAAAGACACACCTTCCCTGGCAGAGGAAGGGGTTTTTACTTCTGCAGACACCTCCGTGACCTCTTTTACACTTTCCTCCTGGGGGGCCCCTGCTGGGGCACTCTCTTCAGGAACTATTTGGGCCTCCGTACTAGACTCCACTTGGCCCTCACTGAGGCCCTTGTGTTGGTCTGAGGCCTTGGCAGCCCCACACTCTTTCCCAGGAAGAGTGGCAGGTTTCTCTTCCTCAGCCATTGGACTCTCTAGCGCTTCTTCTTCTTAGGGATGAAAAAGATGTTGACATCATGACCACAGAACAACACACGAAACaacagaaatattatttaatgaacaCTTTCAGCTCCATTATATTGACCTCACGAGAACCTCTTTTACCATTTGGATGAGCAAATTAATATCCTAATACAATGGACATTATGTATTGTTCGCAAAATTAGTACGTATAATCTGCTAATAACGATGCCTTTTAACGTCTCATTAAAaggctatttattttaaaacgtGAGAGCTGAAAGGGTTTTATTGCTCTGTTACCCTCAGTGCAAATGGCAGTAAGTTATACACATGTGGAAAGCTTGCTGGAAATAAGAAATGGGGCTGCCGGATAACAGATGGTTGTGAAAAGATA includes these proteins:
- the MAP2 gene encoding microtubule-associated protein 2 isoform X27, coding for MADDRKDEAKAPHWTSAQLTEASAHPHPPEIKDQGGAGEGLVRSANGFPYREDEEGAFGEHESQGTYSDTKENGINGELTSADRETAEEVSARIVQVVTAEAVAVLKGEQEKEAQHKDQPAALPLAAEETANLPPSPPPSPASEQTVAVEEGLLTASKMEFPDQQELTPSPAEPLDKKEEESEKESKPGEDLKHAALVSQPETTETSPEKKDVQGTGEEQAPPTLFGHSLEASLEDMKQKTEPSLGVPDIGLPAEPPAAKEQKDWFIQMPVEAKKDEWGLVAPVSPGPLTPMKEKDVLEDIPKWEGKQFDSPMPSPFQGGSFTLPLGVVKNEVIAEASPFAPALLQLDDKKSLEETGILGTTKDSSKVEELQKDQPDKMTEAPASEAITSPKDAHISIVEECVPERVLEEKGAIKQESMQIKETPTLIGQEPTLTEKEPHLKLEEIPTVSDKEATPKESEPPKLTDEETGVIQPSTEHTYSKVDQKGQEPTTDISKQDSFPVSLEQAVTDSTMTYKTLETVVTEPAALSEKSAAQEPFEEKVADKDSKVEAVGAVTSAELDMPFYEDKSGMSKYFETSALKEEVTKSIQPGSDYYELSDTRESAQESFDTVSPTYKNGDKGLPADRESQPSVPAQEAGYSTLAQSYPSELPEEPSSPQERMFTIDPKVYGEKRDLHSKNKDDLTLSRSLGLGGRSAIEQRSMSINLPMSCLDSIALGFNFGRGHDLSPLASDILTNTSGSMDEGDDYLPATTPAVDKAPCFPTESKEEKEQIEGEKAPGEESTQVETTCESPFLAKDYYKNGTVMAPDLPEMLDLAGTRSRLASVSADAEVARRKSVPSETVVEESSTGLPPVTDENHVIVKTDSQLEDLGYCVFNKYTVPLPSPVQDSENLSGESGSFYEGTDDKVRRDLATDLSLIEVKLAAAGRVKDEFSAEKDTSPHISGDKSGLGREPDQERKANDKLDTVLEKSEEHTDSKEHDKEMEEAGDKVETFELGVTLQELSAKELTVSKDASPLVAEKAEKVLSSVPEAAEVEPPKKAEPELDFAAKKADQGQLDVKISDFGQMASGLNVDAVKATELKLEATQDLTPSSAAPQEADAFMGVESGHVKEGTKVSETEVKEKVAKPDLVHQEAVDKEESYESSGEHESLTMESLKADEGKKETSPESSLIQDEIAIKLSVEIPCAPAVSEADLAPDEKADVQMEFIQPPKEETKETPDISVTPSDAAEPLPEAAGAEPAEAPSEEEEIEAQGEYDKLLFRSDTLQITDLGVPGVREEFVETCPGEHKGVIESVVTIEDDFITVVQTTTDEGESGSHSVRFAALEQPEVERRPSPRAEEELEVEEAAEAQAEPKEGSPEAPASPEREEVALSEYKTETYDDYKDETTIDDSIMDADSLWVDTQDDDRSIMTEQLETIPKEEKAEKEARRPSLEKHRKEKPFKTGRGRISTPERKIAKKEPSTVSRDEVRRKKVYKKAELAKKTEVQAHSPSRKFILKPAIKYTRPTHLSCVKRKTTAAGGESAQAPSVFKQAKDKVSDGVTKSPEKRSSLPRPSSILPPRRGVSGDRDENSFSLNSSISSSARRTTRSEPIRRAGKSGTSTPTTPGSTAITPGTPPSYSSRTPGTPGTPSYPRTPHTPGTPKSAILVPSEKKVAIIRTPPKSPATPKQLRLINQPLPDLKNVKSKIGSTDNIKYQPKGGQVQIVTKKIDLSHVTSKCGSLKNIRHRPGGGRVKIESVKLDFKEKAQAKVGSLDNAHHVPGGGNVKIDSQKLNFREHAKARVDHGAEIITQSPGRSSVASPRRLSNVSSSGSINLLESPQLATLAEDVTAALAKQGL
- the MAP2 gene encoding microtubule-associated protein 2 isoform X23; the encoded protein is MADDRKDEAKAPHWTSAQLTEASAHPHPPEIKDQGGAGEGLVRSANGFPYREDEEGAFGEHESQGTYSDTKENGINGELTSADRETAEEVSARIVQVVTAEAVAVLKGEQEKEAQHKDQPAALPLAAEETANLPPSPPPSPASEQTVAVEEGLLTASKMEFPDQQELTPSPAEPLDKKEEESEKESKPGEDLKHAALVSQPETTETSPEKKDVQGTGEEQAPPTLFGHSLEASLEDMKQKTEPSLGVPDIGLPAEPPAAKEQKDWFIQMPVEAKKDEWGLVAPVSPGPLTPMKEKDVLEDIPKWEGKQFDSPMPSPFQGGSFTLPLGVVKNEVIAEASPFAPALLQLDDKKSLEETGILGTTKDSSKVEELQKDQPDKMTEAPASEAITSPKDAHISIVEECVPERVLEEKGAIKQESMQIKETPTLIGQEPTLTEKEPHLKLEEIPTVSDKEATPKESEPPKLTDEETGVIQPSTEHTYSKVDQKGQEPTTDISKQDSFPVSLEQAVTDSTMTYKTLETVVTEPAALSEKSAAQEPFEEKVADKDSKVEAVGAVTSAELDMPFYEDKSGMSKYFETSALKEEVTKSIQPGSDYYELSDTRESAQESFDTVSPTYKNGDKGLPADRESQPSVPAQEAGYSTLAQSYPSELPEEPSSPQERMFTIDPKVYGEKRDLHSKNKDDLTLSRSLGLGGRSAIEQRSMSINLPMSCLDSIALGFNFGRGHDLSPLASDILTNTSGSMDEGDDYLPATTPAVDKAPCFPTESKEEKEQIEGEKAPGEESTQVETTCESPFLAKDYYKNGTVMAPDLPEMLDLAGTRSRLASVSADAEVARRKSVPSETVVEESSTGLPPVTDENHVIVKTDSQLEDLGYCVFNKYTVPLPSPVQDSENLSGESGSFYEGTDDKVRRDLATDLSLIEVKLAAAGRVKDEFSAEKDTSPHISGDKSGLGREPDQERKANDKLDTVLEKSEEHTDSKEHDKEMEEAGDKVETFELGVTLQELSAKELTVSKDASPLVAEKAEKVLSSVPEAAEVEPPKKAEPELDFAAKKADQGQLDVKISDFGQMASGLNVDAVKATELKLEATQDLTPSSAAPQEADAFMGVESGHVKEGTKVSETEVKEKVAKPDLVHQEAVDKEESYESSGEHESLTMESLKADEGKKETSPESSLIQDEIAIKLSVEIPCAPAVSEADLAPDEKADVQMEFIQPPKEETKETPDISVTPSDAAEPLPEAAGAEPAEAPSEEEEIEAQGEYDKLLFRSDTLQITDLGVPGVREEFVETCPGEHKGVIESVVTIEDDFITVVQTTTDEGESGSHSVRFAALEQPEVERRPSPRAEEELEVEEAAEAQAEPKEGSPEAPASPEREEVALSEYKTETYDDYKDETTIDDSIMDADSLWVDTQDDDRSIMTEQLETIPKEEKAEKEARRPSLEKHRKEKPFKTGRGRISTPERKIAKKEPSTVSRDEVRRKKAVYKKAELAKKTEVQAHSPSRKFILKPAIKYTRPTHLSCVKRKTTAAGGESAQAPSVFKQAKDKVSDGVTKSPEKRSSLPRPSSILPPRRGVSGDRDENSFSLNSSISSSARRTTRSEPIRRAGKSGTSTPTTPGSTAITPGTPPSYSSRTPGTPGTPSYPRTPHTPGTPKSAILVPSEKKVAIIRTPPKSPATPKQLRLINQPLPDLKNVKSKIGSTDNIKYQPKGGQVRILNKKIDFSKVQSRCGSKDNIKHSAGGGNVQIVTKKIDLSHVTSKCGSLKNIRHRPGGGRVKIESVKLDFKEKAQAKVGSLDNAHHVPGGGNVKIDSQKLNFREHAKARVDHGAEIITQSPGRSSVASPRRLSNVSSSGSINLLESPQLATLAEDVTAALAKQGL
- the MAP2 gene encoding microtubule-associated protein 2 isoform X5, which encodes MADDRKDEAKAPHWTSAQLTEASAHPHPPEIKDQGGAGEGLVRSANGFPYREDEEGAFGEHESQGTYSDTKENGINGELTSADRETAEAKLSKEVSARIVQVVTAEAVAVLKGEQEKEAQHKDQPAALPLAEETANLPPSPPPSPASEQTVAVEEEEEALESPMAEEEKPATLPGKECGAAKASDQHKGLSEGQVESSTEAQIVPEESAPAGAPQEESVKEVTEVSAEVKTPSSAREGLLTASKMEFPDQQELTPSPAEPLDKKEEESEKESKPGEDLKHAALVSQPETTETSPEKKDVQGTGEEQAPPTLFGHSLEASLEDMKQKTEPSLGVPDIGLPAEPPAAKEQKDWFIQMPVEAKKDEWGLVAPVSPGPLTPMKEKDVLEDIPKWEGKQFDSPMPSPFQGGSFTLPLGVVKNEVIAEASPFAPALLQLDDKKSLEETGILGTTKDSSKVEELQKDQPDKMTEAPASEAITSPKDAHISIVEECVPERVLEEKGAIKQESMQIKETPTLIGQEPTLTEKEPHLKLEEIPTVSDKEATPKESEPPKLTDEETGVIQPSTEHTYSKVDQKGQEPTTDISKQDSFPVSLEQAVTDSTMTYKTLETVVTEPAALSEKSAAQEPFEEKVADKDSKVEAVGAVTSAELDMPFYEDKSGMSKYFETSALKEEVTKSIQPGSDYYELSDTRESAQESFDTVSPTYKNGDKGLPADRESQPSVPAQEAGYSTLAQSYPSELPEEPSSPQERMFTIDPKVYGEKRDLHSKNKDDLTLSRSLGLGGRSAIEQRSMSINLPMSCLDSIALGFNFGRGHDLSPLASDILTNTSGSMDEGDDYLPATTPAVDKAPCFPTESKEEKEQIEGEKAPGEESTQVETTCESPFLAKDYYKNGTVMAPDLPEMLDLAGTRSRLASVSADAEVARRKSVPSETVVEESSTGLPPVTDENHVIVKTDSQLEDLGYCVFNKYTVPLPSPVQDSENLSGESGSFYEGTDDKVRRDLATDLSLIEVKLAAAGRVKDEFSAEKDTSPHISGDKSGLGREPDQERKANDKLDTVLEKSEEHTDSKEHDKEMEEAGDKVETFELGVTLQELSAKELTVSKDASPLVAEKAEKVLSSVPEAAEVEPPKKAEPELDFAAKKADQGQLDVKISDFGQMASGLNVDAVKATELKLEATQDLTPSSAAPQEADAFMGVESGHVKEGTKVSETEVKEKVAKPDLVHQEAVDKEESYESSGEHESLTMESLKADEGKKETSPESSLIQDEIAIKLSVEIPCAPAVSEADLAPDEKADVQMEFIQPPKEETKETPDISVTPSDAAEPLPEAAGAEPAEAPSEEEEIEAQGEYDKLLFRSDTLQITDLGVPGVREEFVETCPGEHKGVIESVVTIEDDFITVVQTTTDEGESGSHSVRFAALEQPEVERRPSPRAEEELEVEEAAEAQAEPKEGSPEAPASPEREEVALSEYKTETYDDYKDETTIDDSIMDADSLWVDTQDDDRSIMTEQLETIPKEEKAEKEARRPSLEKHRKEKPFKTGRGRISTPERKIAKKEPSTVSRDEVRRKKAVYKKAELAKKTEVQAHSPSRKFILKPAIKYTRPTHLSCVKRKTTAAGGESAQAPSVFKQAKDKVSNSTLSKIPALQGNTKSPRCSSASPSTTKRATFSDSLLIQPSSAGSTDRLPYSESGNKDGVTKSPEKRSSLPRPSSILPPRRGVSGDRDENSFSLNSSISSSARRTTRSEPIRRAGKSGTSTPTTPGSTAITPGTPPSYSSRTPGTPGTPSYPRTPHTPGTPKSAILVPSEKKVAIIRTPPKSPATPKQLRLINQPLPDLKNVKSKIGSTDNIKYQPKGGQVRILNKKIDFSKVQSRCGSKDNIKHSAGGGNVQIVTKKIDLSHVTSKCGSLKNIRHRPGGGRVKIESVKLDFKEKAQAKVGSLDNAHHVPGGGNVKIDSQKLNFREHAKARVDHGAEIITQSPGRSSVASPRRLSNVSSSGSINLLESPQLATLAEDVTAALAKQGL
- the MAP2 gene encoding microtubule-associated protein 2 isoform X2, coding for MADDRKDEAKAPHWTSAQLTEASAHPHPPEIKDQGGAGEGLVRSANGFPYREDEEGAFGEHESQGTYSDTKENGINGELTSADRETAEAKLSKEVSARIVQVVTAEAVAVLKGEQEKEAQHKDQPAALPLAAEETANLPPSPPPSPASEQTVAVEEEEALESPMAEEEKPATLPGKECGAAKASDQHKGLSEGQVESSTEAQIVPEESAPAGAPQEESVKEVTEVSAEVKTPSSAREGLLTASKMEFPDQQELTPSPAEPLDKKEEESEKESKPGEDLKHAALVSQPETTETSPEKKDVQGTGEEQAPPTLFGHSLEASLEDMKQKTEPSLGVPDIGLPAEPPAAKEQKDWFIQMPVEAKKDEWGLVAPVSPGPLTPMKEKDVLEDIPKWEGKQFDSPMPSPFQGGSFTLPLGVVKNEVIAEASPFAPALLQLDDKKSLEETGILGTTKDSSKVEELQKDQPDKMTEAPASEAITSPKDAHISIVEECVPERVLEEKGAIKQESMQIKETPTLIGQEPTLTEKEPHLKLEEIPTVSDKEATPKESEPPKLTDEETGVIQPSTEHTYSKVDQKGQEPTTDISKQDSFPVSLEQAVTDSTMTYKTLETVVTEPAALSEKSAAQEPFEEKVADKDSKVEAVGAVTSAELDMPFYEDKSGMSKYFETSALKEEVTKSIQPGSDYYELSDTRESAQESFDTVSPTYKNGDKGLPADRESQPSVPAQEAGYSTLAQSYPSELPEEPSSPQERMFTIDPKVYGEKRDLHSKNKDDLTLSRSLGLGGRSAIEQRSMSINLPMSCLDSIALGFNFGRGHDLSPLASDILTNTSGSMDEGDDYLPATTPAVDKAPCFPTESKEEKEQIEGEKAPGEESTQVETTCESPFLAKDYYKNGTVMAPDLPEMLDLAGTRSRLASVSADAEVARRKSVPSETVVEESSTGLPPVTDENHVIVKTDSQLEDLGYCVFNKYTVPLPSPVQDSENLSGESGSFYEGTDDKVRRDLATDLSLIEVKLAAAGRVKDEFSAEKDTSPHISGDKSGLGREPDQERKANDKLDTVLEKSEEHTDSKEHDKEMEEAGDKVETFELGVTLQELSAKELTVSKDASPLVAEKAEKVLSSVPEAAEVEPPKKAEPELDFAAKKADQGQLDVKISDFGQMASGLNVDAVKATELKLEATQDLTPSSAAPQEADAFMGVESGHVKEGTKVSETEVKEKVAKPDLVHQEAVDKEESYESSGEHESLTMESLKADEGKKETSPESSLIQDEIAIKLSVEIPCAPAVSEADLAPDEKADVQMEFIQPPKEETKETPDISVTPSDAAEPLPEAAGAEPAEAPSEEEEIEAQGEYDKLLFRSDTLQITDLGVPGVREEFVETCPGEHKGVIESVVTIEDDFITVVQTTTDEGESGSHSVRFAALEQPEVERRPSPRAEEELEVEEAAEAQAEPKEGSPEAPASPEREEVALSEYKTETYDDYKDETTIDDSIMDADSLWVDTQDDDRSIMTEQLETIPKEEKAEKEARRPSLEKHRKEKPFKTGRGRISTPERKIAKKEPSTVSRDEVRRKKAVYKKAELAKKTEVQAHSPSRKFILKPAIKYTRPTHLSCVKRKTTAAGGESAQAPSVFKQAKDKVSNSTLSKIPALQGNTKSPRCSSASPSTTKRATFSDSLLIQPSSAGSTDRLPYSESGNKDGVTKSPEKRSSLPRPSSILPPRRGVSGDRDENSFSLNSSISSSARRTTRSEPIRRAGKSGTSTPTTPGSTAITPGTPPSYSSRTPGTPGTPSYPRTPHTPGTPKSAILVPSEKKVAIIRTPPKSPATPKQLRLINQPLPDLKNVKSKIGSTDNIKYQPKGGQVRILNKKIDFSKVQSRCGSKDNIKHSAGGGNVQIVTKKIDLSHVTSKCGSLKNIRHRPGGGRVKIESVKLDFKEKAQAKVGSLDNAHHVPGGGNVKIDSQKLNFREHAKARVDHGAEIITQSPGRSSVASPRRLSNVSSSGSINLLESPQLATLAEDVTAALAKQGL
- the MAP2 gene encoding microtubule-associated protein 2 isoform X7; translation: MADDRKDEAKAPHWTSAQLTEASAHPHPPEIKDQGGAGEGLVRSANGFPYREDEEGAFGEHESQGTYSDTKENGINGELTSADRETAEEVSARIVQVVTAEAVAVLKGEQEKEAQHKDQPAALPLAAEETANLPPSPPPSPASEQTVAVEEEEEALESPMAEEEKPATLPGKECGAAKASDQHKGLSEGQVESSTEAQIVPEESAPAGAPQEESVKEVTEVSAEVKTPSSAREGLLTASKMEFPDQQELTPSPAEPLDKKEEESEKESKPGEDLKHAALVSQPETTETSPEKKDVQGTGEEQAPPTLFGHSLEASLEDMKQKTEPSLGVPDIGLPAEPPAAKEQKDWFIQMPVEAKKDEWGLVAPVSPGPLTPMKEKDVLEDIPKWEGKQFDSPMPSPFQGGSFTLPLGVVKNEVIAEASPFAPALLQLDDKKSLEETGILGTTKDSSKVEELQKDQPDKMTEAPASEAITSPKDAHISIVEECVPERVLEEKGAIKQESMQIKETPTLIGQEPTLTEKEPHLKLEEIPTVSDKEATPKESEPPKLTDEETGVIQPSTEHTYSKVDQKGQEPTTDISKQDSFPVSLEQAVTDSTMTYKTLETVVTEPAALSEKSAAQEPFEEKVADKDSKVEAVGAVTSAELDMPFYEDKSGMSKYFETSALKEEVTKSIQPGSDYYELSDTRESAQESFDTVSPTYKNGDKGLPADRESQPSVPAQEAGYSTLAQSYPSELPEEPSSPQERMFTIDPKVYGEKRDLHSKNKDDLTLSRSLGLGGRSAIEQRSMSINLPMSCLDSIALGFNFGRGHDLSPLASDILTNTSGSMDEGDDYLPATTPAVDKAPCFPTESKEEKEQIEGEKAPGEESTQVETTCESPFLAKDYYKNGTVMAPDLPEMLDLAGTRSRLASVSADAEVARRKSVPSETVVEESSTGLPPVTDENHVIVKTDSQLEDLGYCVFNKYTVPLPSPVQDSENLSGESGSFYEGTDDKVRRDLATDLSLIEVKLAAAGRVKDEFSAEKDTSPHISGDKSGLGREPDQERKANDKLDTVLEKSEEHTDSKEHDKEMEEAGDKVETFELGVTLQELSAKELTVSKDASPLVAEKAEKVLSSVPEAAEVEPPKKAEPELDFAAKKADQGQLDVKISDFGQMASGLNVDAVKATELKLEATQDLTPSSAAPQEADAFMGVESGHVKEGTKVSETEVKEKVAKPDLVHQEAVDKEESYESSGEHESLTMESLKADEGKKETSPESSLIQDEIAIKLSVEIPCAPAVSEADLAPDEKADVQMEFIQPPKEETKETPDISVTPSDAAEPLPEAAGAEPAEAPSEEEEIEAQGEYDKLLFRSDTLQITDLGVPGVREEFVETCPGEHKGVIESVVTIEDDFITVVQTTTDEGESGSHSVRFAALEQPEVERRPSPRAEEELEVEEAAEAQAEPKEGSPEAPASPEREEVALSEYKTETYDDYKDETTIDDSIMDADSLWVDTQDDDRSIMTEQLETIPKEEKAEKEARRPSLEKHRKEKPFKTGRGRISTPERKIAKKEPSTVSRDEVRRKKAVYKKAELAKKTEVQAHSPSRKFILKPAIKYTRPTHLSCVKRKTTAAGGESAQAPSVFKQAKDKVSNSTLSKIPALQGNTKSPRCSSASPSTTKRATFSDSLLIQPSSAGSTDRLPYSESGNKDGVTKSPEKRSSLPRPSSILPPRRGVSGDRDENSFSLNSSISSSARRTTRSEPIRRAGKSGTSTPTTPGSTAITPGTPPSYSSRTPGTPGTPSYPRTPHTPGTPKSAILVPSEKKVAIIRTPPKSPATPKQLRLINQPLPDLKNVKSKIGSTDNIKYQPKGGQVRILNKKIDFSKVQSRCGSKDNIKHSAGGGNVQIVTKKIDLSHVTSKCGSLKNIRHRPGGGRVKIESVKLDFKEKAQAKVGSLDNAHHVPGGGNVKIDSQKLNFREHAKARVDHGAEIITQSPGRSSVASPRRLSNVSSSGSINLLESPQLATLAEDVTAALAKQGL